One genomic window of Choloepus didactylus isolate mChoDid1 chromosome 27, mChoDid1.pri, whole genome shotgun sequence includes the following:
- the SIGLECL1 gene encoding LOW QUALITY PROTEIN: SIGLEC family-like protein 1 (The sequence of the model RefSeq protein was modified relative to this genomic sequence to represent the inferred CDS: deleted 1 base in 1 codon; substituted 3 bases at 3 genomic stop codons) produces MVLWLGEWEDRQHWRYLRKPRLQGQAPAMLLSSSCSLEKTLRCRCSFXGIPTPSVQWWMGSVPVGVDSSNGSLQVVSTMLGAXANSTTIGLTKEPEMGTDLLCGGKNDHGTHALSILLISKKSSLDPQTSMKGLIQGIAFAAIGTAQLFLCLVPLTMKHIRMKQARKIAEMETEKSPKVRACQEPKMLLKTEEQENSIITPFSESXILEKQDKLERMKPVETTSNLESILFLELQESTNPTWSSPEPWSPWSPLSSHSSPNSAYCSHWFSIE; encoded by the exons ATGGTGCTATGGCTGGGTGAGTGGGAGGACAGGCAGCACTGGAGGTATCTGAGGAAGCCAAGGCTCCAGGGCCAAG CACCAGCCATGCTGCTCAGTTCCTCTTGCTCTTTGGAAAAGACACTGCGGTGCCGCTGTTCCTTCTAAGGGATCCCCACACCCTCTGTGCAGTGGTGGATGGGaagtgttcctgtgggtgtggacagcTCCAATGGCAGCCTCCAGGTGGTTTCCACCATGCTCGGTGCCTGAGCCAACAGCACCACCATC GGCCTGACCAAGGAGCCAGAAATGGGCACAGACCTTCTCTGTGGGGGGAAGAATGATCATGGAACCCATGCTTTGAGCATTCTGCTGATATCAA AAAAGAGTTCTTTGGATCCCCAAACTTCCATGAAAGGGCTGATCCAGGGCATTGCATTTGCAGCCATTGGAACAGCACAGCTCTTCCTCTGCCTCGTGCCCCTCAC AATGAAGCACATCAGAATGAAGCAAGCAAGGAAAATTGCAGAGATGGAAACAGAAAAGAGTCCTAAAGTCAGAGCATGCCAAGAACCCAAGATGCTTCTGAAGACTGAGGAACAAGAAAACTCCATAATCACCCCATTTTCTGAGAGCTGAATATTG GAAAAGCAAGATAAACTGGAGCGGATGAAGCCTGTGGAAACTACATCAAACCTGGAGTCCATATTATTCCTGGAATTACAAGAGTCTACAAATCCAACTTGGAGCTCCCCAGAACCCTGGAGCCCCTGGAGTCCCCTCAGCTCACACAGCTCTCCCAACTCTGCCTATTGCTCACACTGGTTCTCCATTGAATAG